One Salmo trutta chromosome 26, fSalTru1.1, whole genome shotgun sequence DNA window includes the following coding sequences:
- the LOC115163968 gene encoding olfactory receptor 2G6-like, with translation MENSTQVKFFYLFGLQETFNNKSVYFILSLITYLLIITVNITMIITIIQEKGLHEPMYIFLCSLCVNGLYGTAGFYPKFLLDLQSDVQVISYDGCFTQAYVIYTSVMCELSTLTVMSYDRYVAICRPLLYYTIVTSLTVRKLLLFSWCYPLFIALLAVSLTVRLPLCGSRIDKIFCDIPSIVKHACLPITINQNLNKFVLVVHVLQILFIVFSYSQIVRTCVKSAKGRIKFTQTCVPHLITIFIFITVTLFDNLQGWNNVNTTLNMRNAMAIQFLVIPPVFNPVIYGLNLQQIRRAVFRKCSARKIIDMRC, from the coding sequence ATGGAGAACTCAACCCAAGTCAAGTTCTTTTATCTCTTTGGCTTACAAGAGACATTTAACAACAAATCGGTCTATTTTATCTTGTCTCTTATCACATACCTTCTCATCATCACTGTGAATATAACTATGATCATAACAATCATTCAGGAGAAAGGTCTCCATGAGCCCATGTATATCTTTCTGTGTAGTTTATGTGTCAATGGATTGTATGGAACTGCTGGTTTCTATCCCAAGTTCTTACTGGACCTTCAGTCAGATGTTCAGGTGATATCTTATGATGGATGTTTCACTCAAGCCTATGTAATATACACATCTGTCATGTGTGAACTTTCTACTCTAACAGTGATGTCTTACGACAGGTATGTGGCAATATGCAgaccactactatactataccattgTGACATCTTTAACTGTTAGAAAGTTACTCTTATTTTCTTGGTGTTATCCTTTATTTATAGCACTCTTAGCAGTTAGTTTAACCGTCAGACTTCCTTTGTGTGGATCTCGCATTGACAAGATCTTCTGTGACATTCCGTCTATAGTGAAACATGCATGTTTACCCATTACAATCAATCAGAATTTGAACAAATTTGTATTAGTGGTTCATGTTTTACAGATACTATTCATTGTATTTTCTTACAGTCAGATTGTAAGGACTTGTGTAAAGTCAGCTAAGGGAAGGATTAAGTTCACACAGACCTGTGTGCCACATTTAAtaacaatatttattttcatCACAGTGACCCTGTTTGACAATTTGCAAGGTTGGAATAATGTAAATACTACACTAAATATGCGTAATGCAATGGCCATACAATTCCTTGTTATACCACCTGTCTTTAACCCTGTCATTTATGGACTTAACCTCCAGCAGATTCGAAGAGCAGTTTTTAGAAAGTGTAGTGCACGTAAAATCATTGATATGAGATGTTAG